One genomic segment of Sphaerodactylus townsendi isolate TG3544 linkage group LG07, MPM_Stown_v2.3, whole genome shotgun sequence includes these proteins:
- the ZNF532 gene encoding zinc finger protein 532, translated as MGAYFLSKCIFLFVFKYIFQSMHGTLKSVEGPPNLGVSLMLSTKPITQNSVGHNKEDSKSVNGTEKTEKKSPSPVKKAEPKKGSNPGWTCWECDRLFTQREVYISHMRKEHGKQMKKHPCRQCDKSFSSSHSLCRHNRIKHKGIRKVYTCSHCPDSRRTFTKRLMLEKHIQLMHGIKEPDVKEMAESTNVGEGETKEDTKVPSPKRKLDEPVVEFRPPRGAITQPLKKLKINVFKVHKCAVCGFTTENLLQFHEHIPQHKSDGSSYQCRECGLCYTSHVSLSRHLFIVHKLKEPQPISKQNGSGEDNQQENKPSREEEASGNALSDRKCKVCSKTFETEAALKTHMRTHGMAFIKSKRMSSAEK; from the exons ATGGGCGCTTACTTCCTCTCTAAAtgtatctttttgtttgtttttaaatatatatttcagtCTATGCATGGGACACTGAAAAGTGTCGAGGGGCCTCCAAACCTGGGCGTGAGTCTGATGCTGAGCACGAAGCCCATCACTCAGAACTCAGTGGGTCACAACAAAGAAGATTCCAAGTCCGTTAATGGGACAGAAAAGACAGAGaagaaatccccttcccctgtaaaGAAAGCAGAGCCCAAAAAAGGATCCAATCCTGGCTGGACGTGCTGGGAATGCGACCGGCTGTTTACGCAGAGAGAAGTTTACATATCTCACATGAGGAAGGAGCACGGAAAG CAAATGAAGAAGCACCCTTGTCGTCAGTGTGACAAATCTTTCAGCTCCTCACACAGTCTTTGCCGCCACAATCGTATCAAGCACAAAGGCATTAGGAAAGTATATACCTGCTC GCACTGCCCAGATTCAAGACGTACTTTCACCAAGCGGTTGATGTTAGAAAAACACATTCAGCTGATGCACGGCATTAAGGAACCCGACGTGAAAGAGATGGCGGAATCGACCAACGTAGGAGAGGGGGAAACCAAGGAAGATACCAAG GTTCCCAGCCCAAAGCGTAAATTGGACGAACCGGTGGTGGAGTTCAGGCCCCCCCGAGGCGCCATCACTCAGCCCCTGAAAAAGCTGAAGATCAACGTTTTCAAAGTCCACAAGTGTGCGGTGTGCGGCTTCACGACGGAGAACCTCCTTCAGTTCCACGAACATATTCCCCAGCATAAATCCGACGGCTCTTCCTACCAGTGTCGGGAGTGTGGCTTGTGCTACACCTCCCACGTCTCTCTTTCCAGGCACCTCTTCATCGTGCATAAGCTGAAGGAGCCGCAGCCCATCTCCAAACAGAACGGTTCCGGCGAAGACAACCAGCAGGAGAACAAGCCCAGCCGTGAGGAGGAGGCGTCCGGCAATGCTCTGTCCGACCGGAAATGCAAAGTTTGCTCAAAGACCTTTGAAACAGAAGCTGCCTTAAAGACCCACATGCGGACTCATGGGATGGCCTTCATCAAATCCAAACGAATGAGTTCAGCTGAAAAATAA